Proteins encoded within one genomic window of Bradyrhizobium sp. CB1717:
- a CDS encoding GntR family transcriptional regulator, whose amino-acid sequence MRTLKLDTPKSLSQRVMQRLRQAIIDGEFALGAAISEEMVANSFGVSRTPVREAMGQLQAQGLVVIRPQVGSFVFTPSADDVTALCTFRIALEPKAAELAFRHDRNSAIAAMSDAIAAMEPAVAVRDNIAYGRADAAFHEALFAHCGNNYLIESYQLVSGRVAALRTNLTSPIDVRTRTSFDEHRKLLDLFARGEFAAFEQLMTTHITNSGVVYAKALKVEALKVEALKAE is encoded by the coding sequence ATGCGAACGCTCAAGCTCGATACGCCGAAATCGCTGTCGCAGCGCGTGATGCAGCGGCTGCGCCAGGCCATCATCGACGGCGAGTTCGCGCTGGGTGCAGCGATCTCGGAAGAGATGGTGGCAAATTCCTTCGGCGTCAGTCGCACGCCGGTGCGCGAGGCCATGGGCCAGCTGCAAGCGCAGGGGCTCGTGGTGATCCGCCCGCAGGTCGGCAGCTTCGTGTTCACGCCGAGCGCGGACGACGTCACCGCGCTCTGCACTTTCCGCATCGCGCTGGAGCCCAAGGCGGCCGAGCTGGCCTTTCGCCATGATCGCAACAGTGCGATCGCCGCGATGAGCGATGCGATCGCGGCGATGGAGCCTGCCGTCGCGGTCAGGGACAACATCGCCTATGGCCGCGCCGACGCCGCGTTCCACGAGGCGCTGTTCGCCCATTGCGGCAACAATTACCTCATCGAATCCTATCAGCTCGTCTCCGGCCGCGTCGCCGCGCTCCGCACCAATTTGACCTCGCCGATCGACGTGCGCACTCGCACGTCCTTCGACGAGCACCGCAAGCTGCTGGACCTGTTCGCGCGCGGCGAGTTCGCTGCTTTCGAACAGCTGATGACGACGCACATCACCAATTCGGGCGTGGTCTATGCCAAGGCCTTGAAGGTGGAGGCGTTGAAGGTGGAAGCGCTGAAGGCGGAATGA
- a CDS encoding dihydrodipicolinate synthase family protein, which yields MTEAIRGFWVASATPLATDGSVDSAKLSAHAKQLFSKGVDGVVLFGTTGEGTSFNAAERVATIEAVLKAGIAPERIGIGGGFPAISDSIALTRAVLGLGLRHVLMLPPYFDRSVTAEGIEDAFTAIIDGVGDDRLRAYLYHIPQISGVAIPTSVAASLRKRYGRVVAGLKDSSGDFKQFQAFRAAAPELAITVGNEADITRAIAAGGAGTICGMANIAPELVKAMVGGKDVEARMQAAIDIVVKTPSFLTTLKAILAAQTGDASWLRVRPPLRALSDGTALKRKLDELIAPAIA from the coding sequence ATGACGGAGGCGATTCGCGGGTTCTGGGTGGCGTCGGCGACGCCGCTGGCGACGGACGGCAGCGTGGACTCCGCAAAGCTTTCCGCCCACGCCAAGCAGCTCTTCAGCAAGGGCGTCGACGGCGTCGTGCTGTTCGGCACGACCGGCGAGGGCACCTCGTTCAATGCCGCCGAGCGCGTCGCGACCATCGAAGCCGTGCTCAAGGCCGGCATTGCGCCGGAGCGCATCGGCATCGGCGGCGGCTTTCCCGCCATCAGCGACAGCATCGCACTGACACGCGCCGTGCTCGGCCTCGGCCTGCGCCACGTCCTAATGCTGCCGCCCTACTTCGACCGCAGCGTCACCGCTGAAGGCATCGAGGACGCCTTCACTGCGATCATCGACGGCGTCGGCGACGATCGCCTGCGCGCCTATCTCTATCACATCCCGCAGATCTCGGGCGTTGCGATCCCGACCAGTGTGGCTGCTAGCCTGCGCAAACGTTACGGCAGGGTGGTCGCGGGCCTCAAGGACTCCAGCGGCGACTTCAAGCAGTTCCAGGCGTTCCGCGCCGCCGCGCCGGAGCTCGCCATCACCGTCGGCAACGAAGCCGATATCACCCGCGCGATCGCCGCCGGCGGCGCCGGCACCATCTGCGGCATGGCTAACATTGCGCCGGAGCTGGTCAAGGCGATGGTTGGCGGCAAGGACGTCGAAGCGCGCATGCAGGCCGCAATCGACATCGTGGTGAAAACGCCGTCCTTCCTCACGACGCTGAAGGCGATCCTTGCGGCGCAGACCGGCGATGCAAGCTGGCTACGCGTGCGTCCGCCGCTCCGCGCCCTGTCCGACGGCACCGCGCTCAAGCGGAAGCTGGACGAGTTGATCGCTCCCGCCATCGCGTGA
- a CDS encoding ABC transporter permease — translation MSFDAIVRGRTSGGRLLFTTITALSLAIMYAPVLYLLLASLNPDAQLGLVPPSRYSLKWYFALLDDGRLAGALRESALVGLATAALATPIGLSAALAYRAMTRLRGVFLLVILSAMFVPGTIEGLGLSATLRVVGLAPSWVTIAIGHLLWTLPFAAVVSLIGLSAVRPSTIAAARDLGAGPIRAFVDITLPLMRTNLISSFVFAFLLSLNEQARAYYLAGRQNTLPLYMFGAMNSGASPTIYAFSGAIIVFSVAVVALVFAGLVGQQSRRPRQAPGETSY, via the coding sequence ATGAGCTTCGATGCAATCGTCAGGGGACGCACCAGCGGCGGCCGACTTTTGTTCACCACTATCACGGCGCTGAGCCTAGCAATCATGTATGCGCCGGTACTCTATCTGTTGCTTGCATCGCTGAACCCGGATGCGCAGCTTGGACTCGTTCCGCCGAGCCGCTATAGCCTCAAATGGTATTTTGCGCTTCTCGACGATGGCCGCCTCGCCGGGGCTCTCAGGGAAAGCGCGCTGGTCGGGCTCGCAACAGCCGCACTGGCGACGCCGATCGGCCTGTCTGCTGCGCTCGCCTACCGGGCGATGACGCGCCTGCGCGGCGTATTCCTCCTCGTCATTCTCTCCGCCATGTTCGTCCCGGGTACGATTGAGGGCCTCGGTCTGTCGGCAACTCTGAGAGTTGTCGGTCTCGCCCCATCTTGGGTCACCATAGCAATCGGACATCTTCTGTGGACGCTGCCGTTCGCCGCTGTGGTCTCGCTCATCGGCCTCTCGGCGGTCAGGCCCAGCACCATCGCGGCGGCCCGCGACCTCGGCGCCGGGCCGATACGGGCCTTCGTCGACATAACTCTGCCGCTTATGCGCACCAATCTCATCTCAAGCTTCGTCTTTGCATTTCTGCTTTCACTGAACGAGCAGGCGCGCGCCTACTACCTGGCCGGTCGCCAGAACACGCTTCCGCTTTATATGTTCGGCGCGATGAATTCGGGTGCCTCGCCGACAATCTACGCATTTTCAGGCGCGATCATCGTCTTCTCGGTCGCAGTCGTCGCCCTGGTCTTTGCCGGCCTAGTGGGGCAGCAGAGCCGAAGGCCGCGACAAGCGCCAGGCGAAACCAGCTATTGA
- a CDS encoding extracellular solute-binding protein, producing the protein MAHSIGNGSPPGLFSQLTRRQLVQNGLLGPGALAVGSLGLPRAARALDEINFWATGTLDIGDDGWRTFAYDSGVKVEFTDNGNDPGPVVAKLAAGNANDIYDVAGLQGGSEKELARRGLIAPWDISQIQNYASVWQWAKDIPYLTHDGKVYGIPTVINADSIIAIRDKAGSVDSYGVIFDPKLKGKTAMEDAWINSVIFTAIYLKNSENAKIAEPGNLTADELGLVMEFLIKHKRDRQFRTFWNGWEQGLQLLANQEVWVMTGWEPIVYAARMRGVDCYYAVPREGYEGWANNTILLKSAVVRGRTKAAHQLVNALFSGFYGCKLGLLRGYVVPTDNNVAYATAHANAFDPAGVRKLADHVKQKFAGKIYWQNTRPDNFQLYETWWQRLRNA; encoded by the coding sequence ATGGCGCACAGCATCGGGAATGGCTCTCCACCGGGCTTATTCTCCCAGTTAACACGCCGCCAGCTTGTTCAGAACGGTCTTCTTGGCCCTGGCGCGCTGGCAGTCGGAAGTTTGGGCCTACCGCGCGCCGCCCGAGCGTTGGATGAGATCAATTTTTGGGCAACCGGCACGCTCGATATCGGCGACGACGGCTGGAGAACCTTTGCATACGACAGCGGTGTCAAAGTCGAATTCACCGATAACGGCAATGACCCGGGGCCGGTCGTTGCCAAGCTGGCGGCTGGCAACGCAAACGACATTTATGATGTCGCAGGGCTGCAGGGAGGCAGCGAAAAGGAACTCGCGAGACGCGGCCTGATTGCGCCCTGGGACATTTCGCAAATCCAGAATTATGCGAGCGTGTGGCAGTGGGCGAAGGACATTCCCTACCTGACCCACGATGGAAAGGTCTACGGAATTCCGACCGTCATCAATGCCGATTCCATCATCGCTATAAGAGACAAGGCTGGCAGCGTCGACAGCTACGGCGTCATCTTTGATCCGAAGCTGAAGGGCAAGACCGCCATGGAAGACGCCTGGATCAACAGCGTCATCTTTACCGCCATTTATCTGAAGAACTCTGAGAATGCAAAGATTGCCGAGCCCGGCAACCTGACCGCTGACGAGCTCGGGCTGGTCATGGAATTCCTGATCAAGCACAAGCGGGACCGCCAGTTCCGCACGTTCTGGAACGGTTGGGAACAGGGTCTCCAGCTCCTGGCCAACCAGGAGGTCTGGGTGATGACCGGCTGGGAACCCATTGTTTATGCCGCGCGGATGCGGGGTGTCGATTGCTATTATGCCGTGCCGAGGGAAGGCTACGAGGGATGGGCTAACAATACCATTCTGCTGAAGAGCGCGGTGGTCCGCGGGCGTACAAAGGCGGCCCATCAGTTGGTCAATGCCCTTTTCTCGGGATTCTACGGCTGCAAGCTCGGCCTGCTGCGCGGCTACGTCGTACCCACCGACAACAACGTCGCCTACGCGACGGCTCATGCGAATGCTTTCGATCCGGCGGGCGTCCGGAAACTGGCCGACCATGTGAAGCAAAAGTTTGCCGGCAAGATCTATTGGCAAAACACCCGGCCGGACAATTTCCAGCTCTACGAAACATGGTGGCAGAGATTGAGGAACGCGTAG
- a CDS encoding ABC transporter permease: MPHEPGLGESVGARWRPAGFLLALPSLAVFVGVGFIPLALIATWSFWSFDPDTYWIKPAWSFASYAALLDNGRATVFLRTAGLAALTATASTLLAVPAAAVVGLLSGPRRAALLLALFTIPFFTSGLVRAFAWRLVLGRQGVINNALMSLGIVETPVEWFLFSDFAVLLGMVAAYLPFAIIPIVLAFARIEHSVIRASQDLGAGFWTLLATIVLPLVLPGIVAGFLFVFVVAVGTSMEVQLLGGAGASSISIMINDVLRVVNFPLAFAIATVVITLLTVLIIIANRALRLSRLFESLGI; this comes from the coding sequence GTGCCTCACGAACCGGGGCTCGGCGAAAGCGTGGGCGCCCGCTGGCGGCCGGCGGGCTTCCTTCTCGCGCTCCCGTCGCTCGCGGTCTTTGTTGGGGTGGGCTTCATTCCACTGGCACTGATCGCGACGTGGAGTTTCTGGAGCTTCGATCCTGACACATACTGGATCAAGCCCGCCTGGTCGTTCGCGTCGTATGCGGCCCTTCTCGATAACGGACGAGCAACCGTCTTTCTGCGCACGGCGGGCCTCGCCGCACTGACCGCTACGGCTTCCACGCTGCTCGCAGTTCCGGCCGCGGCGGTCGTCGGTCTTTTGAGCGGACCACGCCGGGCTGCGCTCCTCCTCGCACTGTTCACCATTCCATTCTTCACGAGCGGCCTCGTGCGCGCCTTTGCATGGCGCCTCGTGCTTGGTCGGCAGGGCGTCATCAACAACGCGCTAATGAGCCTAGGAATTGTGGAGACTCCGGTCGAATGGTTTTTGTTCTCCGATTTTGCGGTCCTGCTGGGGATGGTCGCCGCCTATCTGCCATTCGCGATAATTCCCATTGTGCTGGCATTCGCGCGGATCGAACATTCAGTGATTCGTGCAAGCCAGGACCTTGGTGCAGGCTTCTGGACCTTGCTCGCAACCATCGTCTTACCGCTCGTCCTGCCAGGAATCGTGGCGGGCTTTTTGTTCGTATTCGTCGTCGCCGTTGGCACGTCGATGGAGGTCCAGCTTCTTGGAGGGGCTGGTGCTTCTTCCATTTCCATCATGATCAACGATGTACTGAGAGTGGTGAATTTCCCCCTCGCTTTCGCCATCGCGACGGTTGTCATCACTCTGCTCACCGTCCTCATCATCATCGCAAATCGCGCGCTCAGGCTGTCGCGCCTGTTCGAAAGCCTCGGCATATGA
- a CDS encoding FAD-binding oxidoreductase yields MNMVTPVERPDQLLGALRERLGAAAVLVGADVPARNCNDWSASLPQTPRAVIRPTDAQGVADAILACRQARLPFVPQGGLTGLCRGASPEAGWVAISLERMTGIEEVDRASMTMTVKAGTPLETIQKAADEAGFFFPLDLGSRGSCAIGGNLSTNAGGNRVIRYGMTRELVLGLEVVLPDGTIITNLNKLMKNNAGYDLKHLFIGSEGTLGIITRVVLKLFPKPRSTMAALCALKDYAAVIALLDAARSGLGPLLSAFEVMWPDYWDVITNRAGVKPPVAAGHGLYVLVEAQGTDESIDAPRFQSWLEDLMERGLLADAAVAQSLAQTQSFWRVRDICAEFGQVLGPHISYDIGLAVARMDEFVTRCKAALAEGIKGCESVYYGHIGDGNLHLVSWVTGLTVEQQPKEEMDAIIYGLVREMGGSVSAEHGIGTLKKKWLGHARSEAEIALMRTLKAALDPDHLLNPGKVI; encoded by the coding sequence ATGAACATGGTGACCCCCGTCGAACGACCCGACCAACTGCTCGGCGCGCTGCGCGAACGGCTCGGCGCGGCGGCCGTGCTTGTTGGCGCGGACGTGCCGGCACGCAATTGCAACGACTGGAGCGCGAGCCTGCCGCAGACGCCGCGTGCGGTGATCCGTCCGACCGATGCGCAGGGCGTTGCCGATGCGATTCTGGCCTGCCGGCAGGCGCGCCTGCCGTTCGTGCCACAGGGCGGATTGACCGGGCTGTGCCGCGGCGCATCGCCCGAAGCCGGCTGGGTCGCGATCTCGCTGGAGCGCATGACCGGCATCGAGGAGGTCGATCGTGCGTCGATGACGATGACGGTGAAGGCGGGCACGCCGCTGGAGACGATCCAGAAGGCCGCCGACGAGGCCGGCTTCTTCTTTCCGCTCGACCTCGGCTCGCGCGGCTCCTGCGCCATTGGCGGCAATCTCTCCACCAATGCCGGCGGCAACCGCGTGATCCGCTACGGCATGACGCGCGAGCTGGTGCTCGGCCTCGAAGTGGTGCTGCCAGACGGCACCATCATCACCAATCTCAACAAGCTGATGAAGAACAATGCCGGCTACGATCTGAAGCATCTCTTCATCGGTTCGGAAGGCACGCTCGGCATCATCACCCGCGTGGTGCTGAAGCTGTTTCCGAAGCCGCGCTCCACCATGGCGGCGCTCTGCGCGCTGAAGGACTATGCGGCGGTGATCGCGCTGCTCGATGCCGCACGTTCGGGGCTCGGCCCGCTGCTGTCGGCCTTCGAGGTGATGTGGCCGGACTATTGGGACGTCATCACGAATCGCGCCGGCGTCAAGCCGCCGGTCGCCGCAGGCCACGGTCTCTATGTGCTGGTGGAAGCGCAGGGCACCGACGAAAGCATCGATGCGCCGCGCTTCCAGAGCTGGCTCGAGGACCTGATGGAGCGCGGGCTGTTGGCCGATGCCGCCGTGGCGCAGTCGCTGGCGCAGACTCAGAGCTTCTGGCGCGTGCGCGACATCTGCGCCGAGTTCGGCCAGGTGCTGGGCCCGCACATCTCCTACGACATCGGCCTTGCGGTGGCGCGAATGGACGAGTTCGTCACGCGTTGCAAGGCCGCGTTGGCTGAGGGCATCAAGGGCTGCGAGAGCGTCTATTACGGCCATATCGGCGACGGCAATCTGCATCTGGTCTCCTGGGTCACCGGCCTCACGGTCGAGCAGCAGCCGAAGGAGGAGATGGACGCGATCATCTATGGTCTCGTCCGCGAGATGGGCGGCAGCGTCTCCGCCGAGCACGGCATCGGCACCCTGAAGAAGAAGTGGCTGGGGCATGCCCGCAGCGAGGCCGAGATCGCGCTGATGCGGACGCTGAAGGCCGCGCTCGATCCCGATCATCTGCTCAATCCCGGCAAGGTGATCTAA
- a CDS encoding response regulator, whose amino-acid sequence MAKKSLIAIVDDDESIRVSTANLIRAFGFAARGFASAEEFLQSPELGETSCVISDVQMPGIDGLELQSRLASTHRRTPVIFITAFPDLRIQERALAGGAICFLKKPFDGKTLIQCVDRALNRSNS is encoded by the coding sequence ATGGCAAAAAAATCTCTCATTGCGATTGTCGACGACGATGAATCCATTCGCGTCTCGACGGCAAACCTCATTAGGGCGTTCGGATTCGCTGCCCGGGGTTTTGCGTCCGCTGAAGAGTTTCTGCAGTCGCCGGAACTTGGCGAAACGTCCTGCGTCATTTCTGATGTTCAGATGCCGGGCATCGACGGTCTCGAGTTGCAGAGCCGACTGGCGTCCACACATCGTCGAACGCCTGTCATCTTTATTACCGCTTTTCCGGATCTTCGAATCCAGGAGCGGGCGCTCGCGGGTGGGGCCATCTGCTTTCTCAAGAAGCCTTTCGACGGAAAGACCCTCATTCAATGCGTCGATCGCGCCCTCAACCGGTCCAACAGTTGA
- a CDS encoding ATP-binding protein produces the protein MSQPEFETHYAALKREIDALEADLAKPKARKHFADVRQRIETLYETLRENHLLLHTVLENSAASIYAKRKDGRYTFLNRGMEMLCNVTREQCLGRTDFDVFPIEIAQQYRSNDVAAMMTGKLSESEEMSKTPAGDRLLLSKKVPLISDAGEVQGICGISTDITDLRRTERALREAVETLQRERDNKLLNVEAATASIAHEVRQPLTAIATNGDAAMSFLEMTPPDLNELRAILTRIITDCHHASEVFDSISALFKKVDHSRGPVDVNEIARGVLQSLYGQLRDHGVATETELASDLPLVDGHQGQLRQVVFNLVHNAIDAMATTTDKSRLLRVSTQPRDHNTIVVAVEDSGPGIDPGRLNNIFDAFVTTKANGMGLGLAICRMIVHRHGGQLSASSDGKTGARVQFVLPVGLVDTALARNVSH, from the coding sequence ATGTCGCAACCGGAATTTGAAACGCACTACGCCGCACTGAAGCGCGAGATTGATGCTCTTGAGGCAGACCTCGCGAAGCCAAAAGCACGTAAACATTTTGCAGACGTGAGGCAGCGGATCGAAACGCTCTACGAGACGTTGCGAGAGAACCATTTGCTCCTGCACACGGTCCTCGAAAACAGCGCCGCGAGTATTTACGCCAAACGCAAAGATGGTCGCTACACCTTCCTCAACCGAGGCATGGAGATGCTGTGCAACGTGACTCGGGAGCAGTGCCTCGGCAGAACAGACTTTGACGTGTTTCCCATAGAAATCGCTCAGCAGTATCGAAGCAATGACGTCGCCGCCATGATGACGGGCAAGCTGTCGGAATCCGAGGAAATGTCGAAGACACCTGCAGGTGACCGGTTGCTCCTGTCCAAGAAGGTGCCGCTGATTTCCGACGCCGGCGAAGTCCAGGGAATTTGCGGCATCTCGACCGACATAACGGACCTGCGACGGACCGAACGCGCTCTGCGCGAGGCGGTTGAGACGCTGCAGCGCGAACGAGACAACAAACTGCTGAATGTCGAGGCGGCCACAGCGTCCATCGCCCACGAAGTACGCCAACCCCTGACGGCCATTGCGACAAACGGCGATGCGGCAATGAGCTTTCTTGAAATGACGCCACCCGATCTGAACGAATTGCGGGCGATTCTGACTCGGATCATCACCGACTGCCATCACGCGAGCGAGGTCTTCGACAGCATCAGTGCCCTGTTTAAGAAGGTCGATCACAGCCGAGGACCGGTCGATGTCAACGAGATTGCACGTGGCGTACTACAATCGCTTTACGGACAGTTGAGGGATCACGGCGTCGCGACCGAAACCGAACTTGCATCCGATCTGCCGCTGGTCGACGGACATCAGGGTCAGTTGCGACAGGTGGTCTTCAACCTGGTCCACAATGCGATCGATGCCATGGCCACCACAACGGATAAATCACGCCTGCTGCGGGTGAGCACACAGCCTCGGGATCACAACACAATCGTGGTCGCAGTTGAGGATTCAGGACCTGGGATTGATCCTGGACGTTTGAACAACATATTTGATGCATTCGTCACGACCAAAGCGAATGGAATGGGATTGGGCCTCGCGATCTGCCGCATGATCGTTCATCGTCACGGCGGTCAACTCTCGGCATCGTCAGACGGCAAGACCGGCGCGCGCGTCCAATTTGTTCTGCCGGTCGGTTTGGTGGATACTGCACTCGCGCGTAACGTTAGCCATTGA
- a CDS encoding ABC transporter ATP-binding protein: MSSPAAIALDRVTKVYDKPVVSDVSLEVPEGSFVTVLGPSGSGKSTILQMIGGFLQPTAGRILFAGTDMTALPPNKRPCNTIFQDLGLFPHMTVAENVAYGLKVRGVDPATRRKCTTEMLAIVALGGYERRRIHQLSGGQRQRVALARALVLDPAVLLLDEPLTGLDERLRQQLRGEISRLHRRLGATILAVTHNQDEALSLSDRIIVLRAGRIEQIGTPREVFERPANAFVARFVGFDAILKPERVDSGIADWHARVAGRDIRCEPPVSRDPANDYVLVLRPERIRIAHPKERSDLGPLTVISTVYKGRDVEVESRLVDGQALKFLISADPGVAVPASGSSIEIVWEPMKPLLLPDALVEP, encoded by the coding sequence ATGAGTTCGCCAGCCGCAATAGCGCTCGATCGTGTAACCAAGGTCTACGACAAGCCTGTCGTGTCCGACGTTTCGTTGGAGGTGCCCGAGGGAAGCTTCGTCACGGTGCTGGGGCCTTCTGGCTCTGGCAAGAGCACAATATTGCAAATGATCGGAGGCTTCCTGCAGCCGACCGCAGGCCGTATTCTCTTCGCCGGTACGGACATGACGGCGCTTCCGCCCAACAAGCGGCCATGCAACACGATCTTTCAGGACCTCGGCCTGTTTCCGCACATGACTGTTGCCGAGAACGTCGCCTATGGTCTCAAGGTGCGTGGCGTCGACCCGGCCACGCGGCGCAAGTGCACGACGGAGATGCTCGCTATCGTTGCCCTTGGAGGCTACGAGAGGCGCCGCATACACCAGCTTTCCGGAGGCCAACGCCAACGCGTGGCGCTGGCCCGAGCGCTGGTGCTCGACCCTGCTGTTCTTCTGCTCGACGAGCCATTGACGGGGCTCGATGAGCGATTGCGCCAGCAACTGCGCGGCGAGATCAGTCGTCTGCACCGACGGCTCGGCGCGACCATCCTTGCCGTCACTCACAATCAGGATGAGGCTCTGTCTCTAAGCGATCGAATTATCGTTTTGCGAGCGGGCCGCATCGAACAGATCGGTACGCCGCGCGAAGTCTTCGAACGACCGGCCAATGCCTTCGTCGCGCGGTTCGTTGGGTTCGACGCAATATTGAAGCCGGAGCGCGTCGATTCCGGCATTGCCGACTGGCATGCGCGCGTCGCCGGACGAGATATCCGCTGTGAACCGCCCGTCAGCCGTGACCCGGCGAACGATTATGTGCTGGTCCTCCGACCCGAGCGGATCAGGATCGCACACCCAAAAGAACGAAGTGATCTCGGGCCGCTCACGGTCATTTCCACCGTCTACAAAGGCCGAGACGTCGAGGTTGAGAGCCGCTTGGTTGACGGTCAAGCGCTCAAGTTTCTCATCTCCGCAGATCCGGGTGTCGCGGTACCCGCATCAGGTAGCAGCATCGAGATTGTGTGGGAACCCATGAAGCCGCTGTTGCTACCGGACGCGCTGGTCGAGCCCTGA
- a CDS encoding YgiQ family radical SAM protein: MDIQIITAEKPLMAQARPRKPAPFLPMSRAEMDALGWDACDIVLVTGDAYVDHPSFGMAIIGRLLEAQGFRVGIIAQPDWHSAEPFKALGKPKVFFGVTGGNMDSMVNRYTADRRIRSDDAYTAGGEGGKRPDRCTIVYAQRCREAFKDTPIVLGGIEASLRRIAHYDYWSDKVRRSVLADAKADLLLYGNAERAVVEVAQRLAAGEAPRELDDIRGVALFRRVPEDYVELHADDLDSADEGATRQKGATVIRLPALEQVEQDREAYARASRVLHRESNPGNARPLVQRHGDRDLWLNPPPIPLTSDEMDAVYDLPYARAPHPSYGDAKIPAWDMIKFSVTIMRGCFGGCTFCSITEHEGRIIQNRSEGSILREIERIRDKTPGFTGVISDIGGPTANMYRMACKDPKVEAACRRPSCVFPEICPNLNTSHDDLIRLYRKVRETKGIKKVMVASGVRYDLAVESPEYIKELVTHHVGGYLKIAPEHTERGPLDKMMKPGIGAYNKFKRMFDEAAERAGKKYYLIPYFIAAHPGTTDEDMMNLALWLKKNRYRADQVQTFLPSPMATATAMYHTGVNPLRGVRHGGSDKVDAIKGLRQRRLHKAFLRYHDPDNWPVLREALIEMGRRDLIGSQPHQLVPAHQPPGTGKAAGTKRPVRPGGKTQRFTTKGLRVMK, from the coding sequence ATGGACATCCAGATCATCACCGCCGAAAAGCCCCTGATGGCCCAGGCCCGGCCGCGCAAGCCTGCGCCGTTCCTCCCGATGAGCCGTGCCGAGATGGACGCGCTCGGCTGGGATGCCTGCGACATCGTGCTGGTGACCGGGGATGCCTATGTCGATCATCCCAGCTTCGGCATGGCCATCATCGGCCGCCTGCTCGAGGCGCAGGGCTTTCGGGTCGGCATCATCGCGCAGCCGGACTGGCATTCGGCCGAGCCGTTCAAGGCGCTCGGTAAGCCAAAAGTGTTCTTCGGCGTCACCGGCGGCAACATGGACTCCATGGTGAACCGCTACACCGCGGATCGTCGCATCCGCAGCGACGATGCCTATACGGCCGGCGGCGAAGGCGGCAAGCGGCCGGACCGCTGCACCATCGTCTACGCCCAACGCTGCCGCGAGGCATTCAAGGACACCCCGATCGTGCTCGGCGGCATCGAGGCCTCGCTGCGCCGGATCGCGCATTACGATTACTGGTCCGACAAGGTGCGCCGCTCGGTGCTGGCCGATGCCAAGGCGGACCTCTTGCTCTACGGCAATGCCGAGCGCGCCGTCGTCGAGGTGGCGCAGCGACTCGCGGCCGGCGAGGCGCCGCGCGAGCTCGACGACATCAGGGGCGTCGCGCTGTTCCGGCGCGTGCCCGAAGACTACGTTGAACTGCACGCCGACGATCTCGATTCCGCCGACGAGGGCGCAACGCGCCAGAAGGGCGCGACCGTGATCCGGCTGCCGGCACTGGAGCAGGTCGAGCAGGACCGCGAGGCCTATGCGAGGGCGTCACGCGTGCTGCACCGGGAGAGCAATCCCGGCAATGCGCGGCCGCTGGTGCAGCGCCACGGCGATCGCGATCTCTGGCTCAACCCGCCGCCGATCCCGCTGACCAGCGACGAGATGGACGCGGTCTACGACCTCCCCTACGCGCGCGCGCCGCATCCGTCCTATGGCGATGCGAAGATCCCCGCCTGGGACATGATCAAATTCTCGGTGACGATCATGCGCGGCTGCTTCGGCGGCTGCACCTTCTGCTCGATCACCGAGCACGAGGGCCGCATCATCCAGAACCGGTCGGAAGGCTCGATCCTGCGCGAGATCGAACGCATCCGCGACAAGACGCCGGGCTTCACCGGCGTGATCTCCGACATCGGCGGCCCCACCGCCAACATGTACCGGATGGCGTGCAAGGATCCGAAGGTCGAGGCCGCATGCCGCCGTCCGTCCTGCGTCTTCCCGGAGATCTGCCCGAACCTCAACACCTCGCATGACGATTTGATCCGGCTCTATCGCAAGGTGCGCGAGACCAAGGGCATCAAGAAGGTGATGGTCGCCTCCGGCGTGCGCTACGACCTCGCGGTCGAGAGCCCGGAGTACATCAAGGAGCTCGTCACCCATCACGTCGGCGGCTACCTCAAGATCGCGCCGGAGCATACCGAGCGCGGTCCGCTCGACAAGATGATGAAGCCCGGCATCGGCGCCTACAACAAGTTCAAGCGGATGTTCGATGAAGCGGCCGAGCGGGCCGGCAAGAAATATTACCTGATCCCCTATTTCATCGCGGCGCATCCGGGCACGACCGACGAGGACATGATGAACCTCGCGCTGTGGCTCAAGAAGAACCGCTATCGCGCCGATCAGGTGCAGACCTTCCTGCCCTCGCCGATGGCGACCGCGACCGCGATGTACCACACCGGCGTCAACCCGCTGCGCGGCGTGCGCCACGGCGGCAGCGACAAGGTCGACGCGATCAAGGGCCTGCGCCAGCGCCGGCTGCACAAGGCGTTCCTGCGCTACCACGATCCCGACAACTGGCCGGTGCTGCGCGAGGCCTTGATCGAGATGGGCCGCCGCGACCTGATCGGCTCGCAGCCCCACCAGCTCGTCCCCGCGCACCAGCCGCCCGGCACCGGCAAGGCCGCCGGCACGAAGCGTCCCGTTCGCCCCGGCGGCAAGACGCAGCGGTTCACGACCAAGGGCCTGCGGGTGATGAAGTAG